One window from the genome of Variovorax sp. PAMC26660 encodes:
- a CDS encoding ATP-binding cassette domain-containing protein, producing the protein MTDPLPRLRIRQLRTRSGGLIDLDVAAGECICILGKSGSGKSVFLRLIADMDPGEGAVALDGIDRNAGSGPEWRRRVIYQAAEPAWWAPTAAGHFPDGINEQLAGWLADLGLSHDLLATDIARLSTGERQRLALLRSLARQPAVLLLDEPTASLDATTTLAVEALLSRQLAAGLAILMVTHSQEQAVRMGHRRFEMAQGQLGPTA; encoded by the coding sequence ATGACCGATCCACTCCCCCGTCTGCGGATCAGGCAACTGCGTACCCGAAGCGGTGGGCTCATCGACCTGGACGTGGCAGCGGGCGAATGCATCTGCATCCTCGGCAAGTCCGGCTCGGGCAAGAGCGTCTTCCTGCGATTGATCGCGGACATGGACCCGGGGGAGGGCGCCGTCGCGCTCGATGGCATCGACCGCAATGCCGGCTCGGGCCCCGAATGGCGGCGCCGCGTGATCTACCAGGCGGCGGAGCCCGCATGGTGGGCGCCCACGGCGGCCGGGCACTTTCCTGACGGCATCAATGAGCAGTTGGCGGGCTGGCTGGCGGACCTGGGCCTGTCGCACGACCTGCTCGCCACCGACATCGCGCGCCTGTCCACGGGCGAGCGCCAGCGCCTGGCGCTCCTGCGTTCGCTGGCGCGGCAACCGGCCGTGCTGCTGCTCGACGAGCCGACAGCCTCGCTCGACGCCACGACCACGCTCGCCGTCGAGGCGCTGCTGTCGCGCCAGCTCGCGGCGGGCCTTGCGATCCTGATGGTGACCCACTCGCAGGAGCAGGCGGTGCGCATGGGCCACAGGCGCTTCGAGATGGCGCAAGGCCAGTTGGGGCCCACGGCATGA
- a CDS encoding ABC transporter permease has translation MTTIHLDATDLVLATLLVLLNAGASLMLHLQLHRQVLWAATRMVVQLLLVGLVLRFVFSAASPVATLTIVILMILAAAREVAVRPAWRLKGGGNFRIGAAAVGVSSVATVVLALMTAIRPQPWYDPRYAIPLMGIVLGSVLNSASLGLDSFFEGVTKGRAGIEAQLALGSTIHQSLAELIRSSIRRGMIPIINQMSAAGVITLPGIMTGQLLAGMDPIEAAKYQILLLFLLTGAGGLAAAGAVYMAARSMTDERQRLRSDRLS, from the coding sequence ATGACCACCATTCACCTCGACGCCACCGACCTCGTGCTTGCCACGCTGTTGGTGCTGCTGAACGCCGGCGCTTCGCTCATGCTGCACCTGCAACTGCATCGCCAGGTGCTGTGGGCTGCAACGCGCATGGTGGTGCAGCTTCTGCTGGTGGGGCTGGTGCTGCGTTTCGTCTTCAGCGCGGCATCGCCGGTGGCGACGCTCACCATCGTCATCCTGATGATCCTGGCCGCTGCGCGCGAGGTGGCGGTGCGGCCTGCGTGGCGCCTGAAGGGCGGGGGCAACTTCCGCATCGGCGCGGCGGCGGTCGGCGTGTCGAGCGTGGCGACCGTGGTGCTGGCGCTGATGACGGCGATCCGCCCGCAGCCCTGGTACGACCCGCGCTACGCCATTCCATTGATGGGCATCGTGCTGGGCAGCGTGCTCAATTCGGCCAGCCTCGGGCTCGACAGTTTCTTCGAGGGCGTGACCAAGGGCCGCGCCGGCATCGAGGCGCAGCTGGCGCTGGGCTCGACCATCCACCAGTCGCTCGCGGAGCTGATCCGCTCGTCGATTCGCCGGGGGATGATCCCGATCATCAACCAGATGTCGGCGGCCGGCGTCATCACGCTGCCGGGCATCATGACCGGCCAGTTGCTGGCGGGCATGGACCCGATCGAGGCTGCGAAGTACCAGATCCTGCTGCTGTTCTTGCTGACCGGCGCGGGCGGCCTGGCGGCAGCCGGCGCGGTCTACATGGCCGCGCGGTCGATGACCGACGAGCGCCAGCGGCTGCGCTCGGACCGATTGAGCTGA
- a CDS encoding YebC/PmpR family DNA-binding transcriptional regulator, whose amino-acid sequence MGAQWKAKHKDLAANAKGRLFGKLAKEIMIAARNGADPASNSRLRLVVEQARKVSMPKETLDRAIKKGAGLTGEAVHFEHVIYEGFAPHRVPVMVECLTDNVNRTAPEMRVLFRKGQLGTSGSVSWDFDHVGMIEAEPTGAGADPEVAAIEAGAQDFEPAGEGNATVFLTDPTDLDLVSRALPTHGFTVLAAKLGYKPKNPVDPASLSAEDLEEVEVFLAAIDANDDVQNVFVGLAG is encoded by the coding sequence ATGGGCGCGCAATGGAAAGCAAAACACAAGGATCTGGCGGCCAATGCCAAGGGCCGGCTGTTCGGCAAACTCGCCAAGGAAATCATGATCGCCGCGCGCAACGGCGCCGACCCGGCCTCCAACTCGCGCCTGCGGCTGGTGGTGGAGCAGGCACGCAAGGTGTCGATGCCCAAGGAGACGCTGGACCGGGCCATCAAGAAGGGCGCGGGCCTCACGGGCGAAGCGGTGCATTTCGAGCACGTGATCTACGAAGGCTTCGCGCCGCACCGCGTGCCGGTGATGGTCGAGTGCCTGACCGACAACGTGAACCGCACCGCGCCTGAAATGCGCGTGCTGTTCCGCAAGGGCCAGTTGGGCACTTCGGGATCGGTGTCGTGGGACTTCGACCACGTCGGCATGATCGAAGCCGAGCCCACCGGCGCCGGTGCCGACCCCGAAGTGGCAGCCATCGAAGCGGGCGCGCAAGACTTCGAGCCGGCCGGCGAAGGCAACGCCACCGTCTTCCTGACCGACCCGACCGACCTGGACCTGGTGAGCCGCGCGTTGCCGACCCATGGTTTCACCGTGTTGGCGGCCAAGCTGGGCTACAAGCCCAAGAACCCGGTCGATCCGGCAAGCCTGAGCGCCGAAGACCTGGAAGAAGTCGAAGTGTTCCTGGCCGCCATCGATGCGAACGACGACGTGCAGAACGTGTTCGTGGGCCTGGCGGGCTGA
- a CDS encoding DUF6896 domain-containing protein, which yields MPDDTPHPAHEVLAGHLLPLWYAHIAWANQLLVHAFKLEHAQDILRRENRGTRQVPGTAWFIKTHGVGVDIFKTPDVGGIDFDFDKPDPDPWRLLAFLHKQVNDGQLSYALYQPLVEDEELAIEAIKAVLAR from the coding sequence ATGCCCGACGACACACCGCACCCCGCCCACGAAGTCCTCGCCGGCCACCTGCTGCCGCTCTGGTACGCCCATATCGCCTGGGCGAATCAGCTTCTGGTGCATGCGTTCAAGCTCGAACATGCGCAGGACATCCTTCGCCGCGAGAACCGGGGCACGCGCCAAGTGCCGGGCACCGCATGGTTCATCAAGACACACGGCGTGGGCGTGGACATCTTCAAGACGCCGGACGTCGGCGGCATCGATTTCGACTTCGACAAGCCCGATCCGGACCCGTGGCGCCTCCTCGCGTTCCTGCACAAACAGGTCAACGACGGCCAGCTTTCGTACGCGCTCTACCAGCCGCTGGTGGAAGACGAGGAACTGGCCATCGAGGCCATCAAGGCCGTGCTGGCGCGCTGA
- a CDS encoding FMN-binding negative transcriptional regulator, producing MHTQPLFSVEPRHELLQLMCAYPLATLFTVADGGVMDANLLPLEVCDLGPHGTLRGHVARSHSLWQSVVDGSSVTVVFQGPNAYISPRWYVNGQRSGRLAPSWNYVAVQAQGPLRFIDDPAWVLSHLASLTASQEAGRAEPWSLSDASPEFAESASQRLVGFEIELQSLTGKRFLSQQRTEADRRSVIAQLERETSPAAHALAALIVP from the coding sequence ATGCACACACAGCCCCTGTTCTCGGTCGAGCCGCGCCATGAGCTTCTGCAGCTGATGTGTGCCTATCCTCTGGCCACACTGTTCACCGTCGCGGACGGCGGTGTGATGGACGCGAACCTGTTGCCGCTGGAGGTGTGCGACCTCGGCCCGCACGGAACGCTCCGGGGGCATGTCGCCAGAAGCCATTCGCTGTGGCAAAGCGTCGTGGACGGCAGCAGCGTGACCGTCGTTTTCCAGGGGCCGAACGCCTACATTTCGCCGCGCTGGTACGTCAACGGGCAACGCAGCGGCCGGCTGGCGCCAAGCTGGAACTATGTCGCGGTGCAGGCCCAGGGGCCGTTGCGCTTCATCGACGACCCGGCCTGGGTGCTGTCGCATCTGGCTTCGCTGACCGCATCGCAAGAGGCGGGGCGTGCCGAACCCTGGTCCCTGAGTGACGCGTCACCGGAGTTCGCCGAGAGCGCGTCGCAGCGGCTGGTGGGTTTCGAGATCGAACTCCAGTCGCTGACCGGCAAGCGCTTCTTGTCGCAGCAGCGCACCGAAGCCGACCGGCGCAGCGTGATCGCGCAACTCGAACGCGAAACGTCGCCTGCGGCGCATGCACTGGCGGCGTTGATCGTGCCCTGA
- a CDS encoding LysR family transcriptional regulator, with protein sequence MKNTHDRLDLLDTFIRIGESGSLSKAARLLGTTQPTVSRRLLELERLLGCKLAIRTTANFSLTDEGRSLLAEAHDLTDRWSGLSQRLSGGQSRPEGTLRVIGPSGYGTGFLTDAVTDLRAAHPQLRVELTLTDRVVDLAASGAECWVCVGEVRDPGLVCRPLGRMERVLIATPALLKRLGPVTLARLPQMPCVGLMPYVMGNVRLIDRGGRSRIVPLDTPIRTDSLLASYRAILNGAGIGAAAPWMCHEDMQAGRLKRVLPNWWLEPIGVHVALAPGLYRPARVTAFIEALRQRMHALPGFRPAS encoded by the coding sequence ATGAAGAACACCCACGACCGGCTCGACCTGCTCGACACCTTCATCAGGATCGGCGAGAGCGGATCGCTCAGCAAGGCGGCGCGCCTGCTCGGCACCACCCAGCCCACGGTGAGCCGGCGCCTGCTGGAGCTGGAGCGCCTGCTGGGCTGCAAGCTGGCGATCCGCACCACCGCCAACTTCTCGCTCACCGACGAAGGCCGCTCGCTGCTGGCCGAGGCCCACGACCTGACCGACCGCTGGTCGGGCCTGTCGCAACGGCTCTCGGGCGGCCAGAGCCGGCCCGAAGGCACGCTGCGCGTGATCGGCCCGTCGGGCTACGGCACCGGCTTTCTCACCGATGCGGTGACCGACCTGCGCGCCGCCCATCCGCAATTGCGCGTGGAACTCACGCTGACCGATCGCGTGGTCGACCTTGCCGCGTCCGGCGCGGAATGCTGGGTGTGCGTGGGCGAAGTGCGCGACCCCGGCCTGGTCTGCCGCCCGCTGGGCCGCATGGAGCGCGTGCTGATCGCCACGCCCGCCCTGCTCAAGCGCCTCGGACCGGTCACGCTGGCCCGGCTGCCGCAAATGCCCTGCGTGGGCCTCATGCCGTACGTGATGGGCAATGTGCGCCTCATCGACCGCGGCGGCCGTTCACGCATCGTGCCGCTGGACACGCCAATCCGCACCGACAGCCTGCTCGCGAGCTACCGCGCGATCCTCAACGGCGCGGGCATCGGCGCCGCCGCGCCGTGGATGTGCCATGAAGACATGCAGGCCGGCCGCCTGAAGCGCGTGCTGCCGAACTGGTGGCTGGAGCCCATCGGCGTGCACGTGGCGCTGGCGCCGGGGCTGTATCGTCCGGCTCGCGTCACGGCCTTCATCGAGGCGCTGCGGCAGCGCATGCATGCGCTGCCGGGATTCAGGCCCGCGTCATGA
- a CDS encoding aspartate aminotransferase family protein, with product MSATTTDTARTVGDTPKGGTVLGFYATKGTPRPPRIARGEGIYLWDANGRRYLDATAGAVVANIGHGNPRVLAAMQAQAAKVTFAYPRFFESEHSIELADRVCALAGEGFDRAFFVSGGSEANESAIKLARQYAVVTGQPRRAKVISRDPSYHGSTLGALAVTGDAHTQSLYGAMVREMPKVPAPLSYRVPTGHTVESHAMACADALEATILREGPDTVLAFILEPIGGLSTGAVVSSAAYFERIRQICDRHGVLLIYDEIMSGAGRTGAFLAAHHWAGARPDLVTLAKGLAAGYTPLGALLAPNRIVDAIANSGGFVHGHTYFTNPLSCAVANAVVGEVIEHKLVARAHDMGELLMARLREVAERSPIVGDVRGKGFFTAIELVADKATRRQLPASFNAPARLTEHGLKHGIALYNRRANLGAFGDFQMITPPLTITAQEIDELVDLLERSLRDLADEVAAKGLAVASAA from the coding sequence ATGAGCGCCACCACCACAGACACCGCCCGCACCGTTGGCGACACGCCCAAGGGCGGCACCGTGCTCGGCTTCTATGCCACGAAGGGCACGCCCCGGCCGCCGCGCATCGCGCGCGGCGAGGGCATCTACCTGTGGGACGCCAACGGCCGGCGCTATCTCGACGCCACGGCCGGCGCGGTGGTCGCCAACATCGGGCACGGCAATCCACGGGTGCTGGCCGCGATGCAGGCACAGGCCGCGAAGGTGACCTTCGCCTATCCACGCTTTTTCGAGAGCGAGCACAGCATCGAGCTGGCGGACCGCGTGTGCGCGTTGGCGGGCGAGGGTTTCGACCGCGCCTTTTTCGTGTCGGGCGGCTCGGAGGCCAACGAGTCGGCGATCAAGCTGGCGCGCCAGTACGCGGTGGTGACCGGCCAGCCGCGCCGCGCCAAGGTCATTTCGCGCGACCCCAGCTATCACGGCTCGACGCTCGGCGCGCTGGCCGTGACCGGCGACGCCCACACGCAATCGCTCTATGGCGCGATGGTGCGCGAGATGCCGAAGGTGCCGGCGCCGCTGTCCTACCGCGTGCCCACGGGGCACACCGTCGAGTCGCACGCGATGGCCTGCGCCGATGCGCTGGAGGCCACCATCCTGCGCGAAGGGCCGGACACCGTGCTGGCCTTCATCCTCGAACCGATCGGTGGTTTGTCCACCGGCGCGGTGGTCTCGTCCGCCGCCTACTTCGAGCGCATCCGCCAGATCTGCGACCGGCACGGCGTGCTGCTGATCTACGACGAGATCATGAGCGGCGCGGGCCGAACCGGCGCCTTTCTCGCGGCGCATCACTGGGCCGGTGCGCGCCCCGACCTCGTGACGCTGGCCAAGGGCCTGGCGGCGGGCTACACGCCGCTGGGCGCGTTGCTTGCGCCCAACCGCATCGTCGATGCGATCGCCAACAGCGGCGGCTTCGTGCACGGCCACACCTACTTCACCAACCCGCTGTCGTGCGCGGTGGCGAATGCGGTCGTCGGCGAGGTGATCGAACACAAGCTCGTGGCCCGTGCGCACGACATGGGCGAGCTGCTGATGGCCCGCCTGCGCGAGGTGGCCGAACGCTCGCCCATCGTCGGCGACGTGCGCGGCAAGGGCTTTTTCACCGCCATCGAGCTGGTGGCCGACAAGGCGACGCGGCGCCAGTTGCCGGCGAGCTTCAATGCGCCGGCGCGGCTGACCGAGCACGGCCTGAAGCACGGCATCGCGCTCTACAACCGGCGCGCCAACCTGGGCGCCTTCGGCGATTTCCAGATGATCACGCCGCCGCTGACCATCACCGCGCAGGAGATCGACGAACTCGTCGACCTGCTGGAACGCTCGCTGCGCGACCTGGCCGACGAAGTTGCGGCCAAGGGGCTGGCAGTGGCTTCGGCCGCGTGA
- a CDS encoding LamG domain-containing protein, translating to MTKAVSMQQQQQPLPPHRSLHVPGVHGYTDRKSVAAGEVVRFHVSSDVPYTLSVCQLGPDVEERSADTVLHAFAPSAPRVQPIHPGSYVRVERGLDQPLRSVTLECWVQPWSVGTRQSVMGQYDLPGACGYGLFIDEAGRAVFYLGDGGAFRADGELAGGALVPRRWHHIVATWDGRATVLWLDGVVVARGTWTGPLQPGCAPLRLGSSGVDGLADAFLEGDLVMPAIYAHALQAGEVRERFADRGLHTARGRGVLACWPLREERGDVVADASGHQRTGRIVNHGTWMIVGPAFEPHRVDEFSDNGYDPLADPTRGHGLRLASDDLYDCRWPESHAFRIPASAKSGVYVGRVRFMLDGQAADYDISFIVRRAAHQAPAPVLVLCATNSWLAYASTPFARNGVADPVWPRRSAGLENSHPDAPAYSSYTYHRGGQPTYQVGLRMPWPNASPNALYDPADAGFCQWTRLERRLHVWLDQAGYAFDVVSDLDLHRDPGLLKAYKTVVINGHSEYWSLPACDGLDHYLSGGGTAIVLSGNTMYLRVSYNEDGTVMEQRKVLGPNDKDSEEAAKVRPPAGPFGEQYHSQDWARGGQFRQAGRSCAELIGLESAGWAFADGDDFGVYHATLPRHFLFSQPHALNLREGSTFGHAPGGGLPRAIGHEWDLSVATLRRMTHALPSGQCLPEAQRGIEVIAQGRRPKPGRLDAYLDYFSNVTESLDGLSAEMIYWERPQGGRVFNAGAVGASWVLGVDPCFEGVLRNVLHHFGVSPVAGQPVHPPLEHAAP from the coding sequence GTGACGAAAGCCGTGTCGATGCAGCAGCAACAACAACCGCTCCCGCCTCACCGCAGCCTGCACGTGCCGGGCGTGCACGGCTACACCGACCGCAAGAGCGTGGCCGCCGGCGAGGTGGTGCGTTTTCACGTCAGCAGCGACGTGCCGTACACACTCTCTGTGTGCCAGCTCGGCCCCGATGTCGAGGAGCGTTCGGCCGACACCGTGCTGCATGCCTTCGCGCCCTCGGCGCCGCGCGTGCAGCCGATCCACCCCGGCTCCTATGTGCGCGTGGAGCGCGGGCTCGACCAGCCGCTGCGGTCGGTCACGCTGGAGTGCTGGGTCCAGCCGTGGAGCGTGGGAACGCGCCAGAGCGTGATGGGTCAGTACGACTTGCCCGGGGCCTGCGGCTACGGCCTCTTCATCGACGAGGCCGGGCGCGCGGTCTTCTATCTCGGCGACGGCGGCGCCTTCCGTGCCGACGGCGAGCTTGCCGGTGGCGCGCTCGTGCCCCGGCGCTGGCACCACATCGTTGCCACCTGGGATGGGCGTGCCACGGTGCTGTGGCTCGATGGCGTGGTGGTGGCGCGTGGCACGTGGACCGGTCCGCTGCAACCGGGCTGCGCACCGCTGCGCCTGGGCAGCAGCGGTGTCGACGGCCTTGCGGATGCATTCCTCGAAGGCGATCTCGTCATGCCCGCGATCTACGCGCATGCGCTGCAGGCCGGCGAGGTGCGCGAGCGCTTTGCCGACCGTGGCCTGCACACCGCCCGCGGCCGTGGCGTGCTCGCCTGCTGGCCCCTGCGCGAGGAGCGCGGCGACGTGGTGGCCGACGCCAGCGGCCACCAGCGCACCGGCCGCATCGTCAACCACGGCACCTGGATGATCGTCGGCCCGGCCTTCGAGCCGCATCGGGTGGACGAGTTTTCCGACAACGGCTACGACCCGCTGGCCGACCCCACGCGCGGCCATGGGCTGCGCCTGGCCAGCGACGATCTGTATGACTGCCGCTGGCCGGAGAGCCATGCCTTCCGTATTCCCGCCAGCGCGAAGTCCGGTGTCTACGTGGGCCGCGTGCGCTTCATGCTGGACGGGCAGGCGGCCGACTACGACATCAGCTTCATCGTGCGCCGCGCCGCGCATCAGGCCCCCGCGCCGGTGCTGGTGCTGTGCGCCACCAACAGCTGGCTGGCCTATGCGAGCACGCCCTTCGCCCGGAACGGGGTGGCCGATCCGGTGTGGCCGCGCCGCTCGGCCGGCCTGGAGAACAGCCACCCCGACGCGCCGGCCTACAGCAGCTACACCTACCACCGCGGCGGCCAGCCCACCTACCAGGTCGGCCTGCGCATGCCCTGGCCCAACGCCAGCCCCAATGCGCTGTACGACCCGGCCGATGCGGGCTTTTGCCAGTGGACGCGGCTGGAGCGCCGCCTGCACGTGTGGCTCGACCAGGCCGGCTACGCCTTCGACGTGGTGAGCGACCTCGACCTGCACCGCGATCCGGGGCTGCTGAAGGCCTACAAGACCGTCGTCATCAACGGCCACAGCGAGTACTGGTCGCTGCCGGCCTGCGACGGGCTCGACCACTACCTGTCGGGCGGCGGCACGGCCATCGTGCTCTCGGGCAACACCATGTACCTGCGCGTGAGCTACAACGAAGACGGCACCGTGATGGAGCAGCGCAAGGTGCTCGGCCCGAACGACAAGGACAGCGAGGAGGCCGCCAAGGTCCGCCCGCCCGCCGGCCCGTTCGGCGAGCAGTACCACAGCCAGGACTGGGCGCGCGGCGGGCAGTTCAGGCAGGCCGGCCGCTCGTGCGCCGAACTCATCGGGCTGGAGTCCGCGGGCTGGGCTTTTGCCGACGGGGACGACTTCGGCGTGTATCACGCCACGCTGCCGCGGCACTTCCTGTTCTCGCAGCCGCATGCGCTGAACCTGCGCGAAGGCTCGACCTTCGGCCATGCGCCGGGCGGCGGCCTGCCGCGTGCCATCGGCCACGAATGGGACCTGAGCGTGGCGACGCTGCGCCGCATGACGCACGCGCTGCCGTCCGGCCAGTGCCTGCCCGAAGCGCAGCGCGGCATCGAGGTGATCGCGCAGGGGCGCCGGCCGAAGCCGGGCCGCCTTGATGCCTACCTCGACTACTTCTCGAACGTGACCGAATCGCTCGACGGCCTGTCGGCCGAGATGATCTATTGGGAGCGCCCGCAGGGCGGTCGCGTGTTCAACGCCGGCGCCGTCGGCGCGAGCTGGGTGCTCGGCGTCGATCCCTGTTTCGAAGGGGTGCTGCGCAATGTGCTGCATCACTTCGGTGTCTCGCCCGTCGCGGGCCAACCGGTTCATCCACCCCTGGAGCACGCAGCACCATGA
- a CDS encoding MFS transporter, with translation MSTLAPHTASAVPDPVARQSTVRVITAISIGNALEWFEIVIYGFLAVTISKLFFPAENDSVSLLITLGTFGVTFVMRPVGSLVLGAYADAAGRKKALTLSMAIMLCGTLLIAVSPTFAQVGLWAPALIIAARLLQGFAAGGEFGSATALLAEQDPQRRGFFSSWQFASQGITTFLAAGFGMGLNALLTPEQLLSWGWRIPFFFGLLIGPAGLYIRRHLDEGLEFKRAAQEATPVRTTLVDQRGRTLAAMGLIILATIVAYTGLFMPTFAVRQLGLPASMAFAGTFWFGVLQFLLVPVFGSLSDRVGRIVIMRSAALVMLVMIVPLFYLLVNHPSVPALMLALTAMGAVASAYWGPISAAMSELFPAATRGTGLSVSYSFGVAIFGGFAPFISAWLITATGSKIAPAFYVAFGVVVSLVALRAARRYGVK, from the coding sequence ATGAGCACCCTGGCACCCCACACCGCTTCCGCCGTTCCCGACCCCGTTGCCCGGCAAAGCACGGTGCGGGTGATCACGGCCATCTCCATCGGCAATGCGCTGGAGTGGTTCGAGATCGTGATCTACGGCTTTCTTGCCGTGACGATCTCCAAGCTGTTCTTCCCCGCGGAGAACGACTCGGTGTCGCTGCTCATCACGCTGGGCACCTTCGGCGTGACCTTCGTGATGCGGCCGGTCGGCTCGCTGGTGCTCGGCGCGTATGCCGACGCGGCGGGGCGCAAGAAAGCGCTGACGCTGTCGATGGCGATCATGCTGTGCGGCACGCTGCTGATCGCGGTGTCGCCGACCTTCGCGCAGGTCGGGCTCTGGGCGCCGGCGCTCATCATTGCCGCGCGCCTGCTGCAGGGCTTTGCGGCCGGCGGCGAGTTCGGCAGCGCCACCGCACTGTTGGCCGAACAGGACCCGCAGCGGCGCGGTTTCTTTTCCAGCTGGCAGTTCGCCAGCCAGGGCATCACCACCTTCCTGGCGGCGGGCTTCGGCATGGGGCTGAACGCGCTGCTCACGCCCGAGCAGCTGCTGTCGTGGGGCTGGCGCATTCCGTTCTTCTTCGGCCTGCTGATCGGCCCGGCCGGGCTGTACATCCGGCGCCATCTCGACGAAGGGCTGGAGTTCAAGCGCGCGGCGCAAGAGGCCACGCCGGTGCGCACCACGCTGGTCGACCAGCGCGGCCGCACGCTCGCAGCCATGGGGCTCATCATCCTGGCGACCATCGTGGCGTACACGGGCTTGTTCATGCCCACCTTCGCGGTGCGGCAACTGGGGTTGCCGGCGTCGATGGCCTTTGCGGGCACCTTCTGGTTCGGGGTGCTGCAGTTCCTGCTGGTGCCGGTCTTCGGAAGCCTGTCGGACAGGGTGGGGCGCATCGTCATCATGCGCAGTGCGGCACTCGTGATGCTGGTGATGATCGTGCCGCTGTTCTACCTGCTGGTGAACCACCCGTCGGTGCCTGCGCTGATGCTGGCGCTCACGGCCATGGGGGCGGTGGCTTCCGCTTACTGGGGGCCGATCTCGGCCGCGATGTCCGAGCTGTTTCCGGCCGCCACGCGCGGCACCGGGCTGTCGGTGAGCTACAGCTTCGGCGTGGCGATCTTCGGCGGCTTCGCGCCCTTCATCAGCGCATGGCTGATCACGGCCACGGGCAGCAAGATCGCGCCGGCGTTCTACGTGGCCTTCGGCGTGGTGGTGAGCCTGGTGGCGTTGCGCGCGGCGCGACGCTACGGCGTCAAGTGA